The following are from one region of the Littorina saxatilis isolate snail1 linkage group LG2, US_GU_Lsax_2.0, whole genome shotgun sequence genome:
- the LOC138960237 gene encoding uncharacterized protein DDB_G0286299-like isoform X2, translating into MDRSDHLGAYLHTHKRNKKHKKGKNHDKNLLLSVHIPFESSVGYTERSLGDAAEGSTADKNLVTKKYRRDTANRKEGQDLDPSNAIEREPSDQKRSKKKKKDRQIEAEELSPEIETQHKKKNIARVQETETGETHHRHKKKKKKKKRHDHEEGSEVSVKEDASDRFSKEMSANRQEQQEENDEVVTIEISHINKKKERGQENESGGGSRKVRVQKKEKKKVLVEESEDYKTEERPQKINKKKKSNRLEELGQELEEAAGSKTITKRDEVNESGEPTQGKVAKHRKRKMYEEEKSELEEASHSKKKKHAGQDNHILDNSTTDERSHNRKTKKQHNESLPDNHILDNSTTDERSHNRKTKKQHNESLPDISASKKSHKKKKKKRQDQEYQDDFEVSATVETTHSSNKTIPGQDQENELIETVTEEMSHKKKKKEKDHEDACVELEDSSHKKKKNRKEKDHEDACVELEDSSHKKKKKRKKKDHEDACVELEDSSHKKKKKRKEKDHEDACVELEDSSHKKKKKKQEREVTREVAPSNSAEMHVQDDWHEADNLLPEARTDKTRAASEHERRKKRKRAVTYKEDSDILPTSGNKPVSYATEVAML; encoded by the exons ATGGATAGAAGTGATCACCTTGGAGCATACCTACACACTcacaaaagaaacaagaaacacAAGAAAGGAAAGAACCATGACAAAAATCTACTTTTGTCAGTTCACATTCCATTTGAGTCAAGTGTT GGATACACAGAGCGCTCCCTTGGAGATGCTGCTGAAGGCAGTACAGCAGATAAGAATTTGGTGACAAAGAAATACAGGAGGGATACAGCAAACAGGAAGGAGGGGCAAGACCTGGATCCATCAAATGCAATAGAAAGGGAACCCTCTGACCAGaagagaagcaagaagaagaaaaaggacagacagatagaggctGAAGAACTGTCACCTGAGATTGAAACTCAacacaagaaaaagaacatAGCCCGGGTTCAAGAAACAGAGACAGGTGAGACTCaccacagacacaaaaagaagaaaaagaaaaagaagaggcaTGATCATGAGGAAGGATCTGAAGTCTCTGTGAAGGAAGATGCATCTGATCGTTTCAGCAAAGAAATGTCAGCCAACCGGCAAGAACAACAAGAGGAGAATGATGAGGTAGTAACGATAGAAATATCACACAtcaataaaaagaaagaaaggggtcAAGAAAATGAGTCAGGGGGTGGTTCAAGGAAAGTAAGAgttcaaaagaaagaaaagaagaaggtGCTTGTCGAGGAAAGTGAAGATTACAAAACAGAAGAGAGACCtcaaaaaatcaacaagaagaaaaaaagtaatcGCCTTGAGGAATTAGGCCAGGAACTTGAGGAAGCTGCAGGCAGCAAGACAATTACCAAGAGAGATGAAGTAAACGAGTCCGGAGAGCCAACACAGGGGAAGGTTGCCAAGCATAGAAAAAGAAAGATGTACGAAGAGGAAAAAAGTGAACTTGAAGAAGCAAGCCAtagcaagaagaagaagcacgCAGGTCAAGACAATCACATCCTTGACAATTCTACAACAGATGAGAGATCtcacaacagaaaaacaaagaaacaacacaatgaaAGCCTGCCAGACAATCACATCCTTGACAATTCTACAACAGATGAGAGATCTCACAAccgaaaaacaaagaaacaacacaatgaaAGCCTGCCAGACATATCAGCCAGCAAAAAATcccacaagaagaagaaaaagaagaggcaAGATCAGGAATATCAAGATGACTTTGAAGTGTCTGCTACAGTAGAAACAACTCACAGCAGCAACAAGACAATACCTGGGCAAGATCAGGAAAATGAACTCATTGAAACTGTGACTGAAGAGATGTcgcacaagaaaaagaagaaggaaaaagaCCATGAAGATGCctgtgttgaacttgaagatAGTTctcacaagaaaaagaagaataggAAGGAAAAAGACCACGAAGATGCctgtgttgaacttgaagatagttctcacaagaagaagaagaagaggaagaaaaaagACCATGAGGATGCctgtgttgaacttgaagatagttctcacaagaagaagaagaagaggaaggaaAAAGACCATGAAGATGCctgtgttgaacttgaagatAGTTctcacaaaaagaagaagaagaagcaagaaaGAGAGGTGACCAGGGAGGTGGCACCATCAAATTCTGCGGAGATGCATGTCCAAGATGACTGG